The region GGTACGCAGAAGGCTGAGCATGGGACGGCTGCGATGCTGTTCGACGATGTGCTGCGGTTGCTGGCGGGAAAGATCCGCAATCGGGAGGTGACCTTGACGGTGAGTGGGGGTGGGACGCCGCTGTTTGGAGTGATCAGCCAGTTGCAGCAGGTGCTTGCGAACCTGGTCTCGAACGCTGTGGATGCGGTGCCTGTGGGCGGGCGGGTCTGGATCAGTGCGAAGGCTTCCGGGAGTGGCATGGAAGTGGAGGTGGGAGATACAGGCTTAGGGATGACCGAGGAGATGCTGCGCAAGATCTTCCAGCCGTTCTACAGCACGAAGGGAGATCTGGGAAATGGGTTGGGGCTGTACATCTCGCAGGAGATTGTGGAGAGGCATGGAGGGCAGCTGACGGTGGTCAGCGAGGTTGGGGTGGGGACGCGGGTTCGGGTGGGATTGCCGGAAAGAACTTAGAGGGTGGCGGCGCGGTTCCAGTGGTCTGACCTAGGAGGCTAGCGTCTCGATCCATTGGCTGGTGCTGCACCAGCTTGTTTCCATCTCGGGGACGGAGAGGAGGCCGTGGCCGTGCTTGCAGGTGAGCTCTGTGCCGTTCCACTCCAGGAGGTTGTGGGAGGGGCGGCCTACGCGGGCAGGGGTGGCGAGGATGTGCAGGCAACGCTTGCAGCGGTGCTGCTGATCGTGGACGGCCCAGCGGATGCCGACGAGGGCGAGGAGGACGAAGGAGAGGACCTGGAGGAGGTCGGCGGTGTTGGGGAGCAGAGGGTGGATGGGGAGGCAGAGGTCGGCGCTGAGGAAGAAGACGGTGACGAGGGTGGTGAGGATCTTGGCGGCGAAGAAGAGCTGGCGACGGAGCCAGATGAAGGGCTCGGGTGCGGCGTCCGGGCGGGTGTGGCGGGTGGAGGATGTGGCCAGGGCGACGACCGTCACGATGACGGCGGCTACCAGGGATCGGTTGAGCGGGCCGCTGAGGTAGGCGAGCAGGGCCTGGCGGCTGCCGGCGAGGATGAGGCCGGCCAGCGTGGCGACGACGGTGCAGGCCAGGAGGCTCGCGAGGCAGAGGGTGGGGGTGCCTTCGAGGGCAGTGCGGCAGGCGTCGGTGCGGAGCCAGAGGGCGTCGCGGGTGAGGCCGATGTAGTGGTCGGGAACGAGGGTGGCGGGGCGGCGGCGGCGGTTGGCGCGGTTGTGGAGGTGCCAGAGCTCGGCCTGCCAGGTGCGGAGCCAGTCCGGGCGGTCGGCGGCGGGGACGAGCGGGGCCACCAGGTTCAGGACTCGACGGTCTGGTTTGGGTAAAGCAGGCATGAGGGTCATGAGGGCTTCTCCGTGACGAGCTGCGCGAGGAGGGGATAGCGTGCGGTGACGGCGACGGCTGCTTCCCTGCCCTGCCGGGTGACCTCATAGTAACGGCGCGCGGGGCGCTGCTGCGCGGTGGCTTCTGCTTCCGGCTCCCATTTTGACTCGACGAGCTCGTCTCGCTCCAGGCGGCGGAGGGCGGGATAGACCGTTCCGCTGGGGAGGCCGGTGATCTCCATGACGTCAAAGCCGAAGCAGTAGCCAAGGCTGAGTGCCTTGAGGATGAGGGCGGCGGTGTGGGAGAGGCGGGGGGTTGCCATGGTGGACCTGCTATGTAGTATGCTAGCACGCAGATCGAGAAAGTAGTTTGCTACATAGGGGTGACGGATGCTTGAACTCAGGAATGTGTCGAAGACCTACCGCAGTATTCCGGCGGTGGAGGATGTGAGCTTTCTGCTGAAGGAGGGCGAGGTGCTGGGGTATCTGGGGCCGAATGGGTCGGGCAAATCGACGACGGTGAAGATGGTGATCGGGATGATCCGGCCGACGAAGGGTGAGGTGCTGTTCGACGGACGGGAGATTCATCATGACCTGGCGCAGTACCGGTCACAGCTGGGGTATGTGCCGGAGGAGGCGCAGGTTTATACGCATCTTTCCGGGTTGGAGTATCTGCAGTTGATCGGGCGACTCAGGGGGATGCGGGAGGGGCCGCTCGAGGACAAGGCGAGGACGCTGCTGCAGCTGCTGTCGCTGGAGGCGGCGCAGTACTCGCCGATGTCTGGCTACTCGAAGGGGATGAAGCAGCGGGTGCTGATCGCGGCGGCGCTGCTGCATGATCCGAGGCTGCTGGTGTTCGACGAGCCGCTGTCCGGGCTGGATGCGGTGACTTCGCGGCTGTTCAAGGATCTGCTGGTGGTGCTGGCGGAGGAGGGGAAGGCAATTCTGTACATCTCGCATGTGATGGAGGTGGTGGAGCGGGTGTGCGACCGGGTGATCGTGCTGGCGAAGGGCAAGGTGGTGGCGGATGCCGCGCCGCGGGAGCTGACGCAGTTGATGGAGCTGCCGACGCTCGAGAGCGTGTTTGCGCAACTGGTGAAGCAGACGGACACTATGACGGTCGCACGGGACGTGGTGGACACGATGAAGGTGCTGCATGACTAAGGCGAACGGTGTGAGCGGGGTGCTGGTGCGGCATTTCTTCCGGCGGTTCTTCGACAGCGATACGGTGAGCGCGGAGGGGGATACGGTGACGACGGTGGTGAGGGCGGTCTCGATGGCTGCCGCGCCGGGGCTGATGGCGGCTTTCTTTTTGCAGAATCAGTATCCGCGAAGGTCGCTGTGGGGATCAATTGAGGACCACTACTTCTTTGTGCTGCTGACGTTTGTGGTGCTGGGAGCGGTGGCGGTATTCGAGTGGGAGATGCTGTTTCCTGACCGGCTGGACTTTCTGATTCTTTCTCCGCTTTCCATCAATCCGGTGAAGATGCTGGGGACGAAGCTGGCGGCGCTGGCGGGGTTCCTGGGGCTGTTTCTGTTTGCTTCGAGTGTGTTTGGTGCGATCGTGCTGCCGGCGGTGAGCAAGGGGGATTTTCCGCGGCAGATGATGGCTCATGCGACGGCGGTGCTGATGGCTGGAGTGTTCGCTTCATTGCTGTTTCTGGCGGTGGGCGGCGGGTTGATCTGCGTGCTGAGTGCGAGTTGGTTCAGGGTGGCGCTGCCGGTGGTGCAGACCTTCTCAATCACGGCGCTGCTGCTGGCGATGCTGCACTACTTCAAGTGCGGCGATGCGATGCAGGCGATGCTGGGTCATGAGCCGGGGATGCTGCGGTGGTTGCCGCCGATGTGGTTCCTGGGGGTATATGAGTCTGTGCTGCGGGGGGATGGTGCGCCTGCGTTTGCGGCGGAGATGACCAAGTATGCGGTGCGGGGGACCCTGGTGGTGAGTGTGGCCGTTGCGGTGACGTATCCGCTGGCGTGGGTGAGGATGCAGAGGATGGCGATGGAGGGGAGCGGTGGGCGGTATGGGGAGCCTTCGCGATGGATGACGCGGGTGCAGCACTGGGTGGTTCGGCGGGCGGAGACGCGGGGGGTATTTCACTTCATCGGGCAGACGATGCGGCGGAGCAGCCGCTACCAGGTCTACCTGGCGATGTACTGCGGGACGGGGTTCGCGCTGGCGGTGGCTTGCGCGGTGACGTACCGGCTGGACGGCTCGGGCGTGCCGAGGGCGGCGCTGGCAACGGACGGGCTGCGGGCGTTGACGCCGCTGCTGCTGTTCTGGATGGTGGCAGGGTTGCGCGGGGCGTTTGCGATCCCGATCAACCTGCTGGCTCGGTGGGTGTTCCGGATGGCGGGGGTGACGATGCAGGTATGCGCGGATGCGGGGCGGCAGTGGGCGCTGTTCTGTTCGGTGGGCGTGCTGGGGGTTGTGCTGGCGGTGCTGTTTGCGGCGGGATGGGATGCGAGGCAGTTGGTTGTGCAAGGCGTGCTGGGAGCCTGCCTGTGCGTGCTGCTGACGGATGGGTTCTTCTTCTCAGGGCAGAGCATTCCGTTCAACGAGGC is a window of Granulicella tundricola MP5ACTX9 DNA encoding:
- a CDS encoding PadR family transcriptional regulator, whose translation is MATPRLSHTAALILKALSLGYCFGFDVMEITGLPSGTVYPALRRLERDELVESKWEPEAEATAQQRPARRYYEVTRQGREAAVAVTARYPLLAQLVTEKPS
- a CDS encoding ABC transporter ATP-binding protein encodes the protein MLELRNVSKTYRSIPAVEDVSFLLKEGEVLGYLGPNGSGKSTTVKMVIGMIRPTKGEVLFDGREIHHDLAQYRSQLGYVPEEAQVYTHLSGLEYLQLIGRLRGMREGPLEDKARTLLQLLSLEAAQYSPMSGYSKGMKQRVLIAAALLHDPRLLVFDEPLSGLDAVTSRLFKDLLVVLAEEGKAILYISHVMEVVERVCDRVIVLAKGKVVADAAPRELTQLMELPTLESVFAQLVKQTDTMTVARDVVDTMKVLHD